The Zingiber officinale cultivar Zhangliang chromosome 9A, Zo_v1.1, whole genome shotgun sequence genome window below encodes:
- the LOC122018736 gene encoding root phototropism protein 3-like, translated as MSMWEYESEAHGGRRDPGVSSVDFDNHDSLKTDVFERRDQSWYVSSDIPSNLLVKVGCVSFHLHKYPLLSRSGRMNRMIQESSRESEASMVELDDIPGGPEAFQLAAKFCYGIAVDLSASNISGLRCAAEYLEMTEDLEEGNLIFKTEAFLSYVVLSSWRDSIVVLKSCESLSPWAENLQIVRRCSESIAWKACANPRGIRWAYTGRPAKASSSPRWNGTDSKDPNSPSRSQPVPPDWWFEDVSILRIDHFVRVVTAIKVKGMRFDLIGAAIMHYASKWLPGMAKEPSLPASEESWSGTQLGSSTGLHLIIASKEDLSSSQIREQRMVIESLISIIPPHKDCVSCSFLLRLLRLANMLKVAPALVTELEKRVGMQLEQATLPDLLIPSFQKMDTMYDVDLVQRLLEHFLVQEQIESSSPGREPCLEKHGIYEANPRNATGPTAKNRVARLLDSYLTEVSRDRNLSLTKFQVLSEALPEAARACDDGLYRAVDSYLKAHPMLTEHERKRLCRVMDCQKLSVDACMHAAQNERLPLRVVVQVLFSEQVKISNALANSSLKETVESHFQSMVSTRRQLLEGTPQSFQEGWAAAKKDINTLKFELESMKTKYLELQNDMDNLRRQMEKAPPSKPTSKQSSSPWTTGWKRLSKLTKMSTEAHEIGSQMPGAPGGESEKKGQRRWRNSIS; from the exons ATGAGCATGTGGGAGTATGAGAGCGAGGCCCATGGCGGCCGAAGAGACCCCGGAGTGAGCTCGGTCGACTTCGACAACCACGACAGCCTCAAGACCGATGTGTTCGAGCGCAGAGATCAGTCCTG GTATGTTTCCAGCGATATTCCTAGCAATTTGCTGGTTAAAGTGGGATGTGTCAGCTTCCATCTGCACAAG TATCCTTTGCTGTCGAGAAGCGGACGAATGAACAGGATGATCCAGGAATCATCGAGGGAAAGTGAAGCGAGCATGGTGGAATTGGACGACATCCCCGGCGGTCCGGAAGCGTTCCAACTGGCGGCTAAATTTTGCTACGGCATCGCTGTGGATCTGTCGGCCTCCAACATCTCCGGGCTCCGCTGCGCCGCCGAATACCTGGAGATGACGGAGGACTTGGAAGAGGGGAACTTGATCTTCAAAACAGAGGCCTTCCTCAGCTACGTAGTCCTCTCCTCCTGGCGGGACTCCATCGTGGTCCTCAAAAGCTGCGAGAGCCTGTCGCCCTGGGCAGAAAACCTGCAGATCGTGCGCCGCTGCAGCGAGTCCATCGCCTGGAAGGCCTGCGCCAATCCCCGGGGCATCCGGTGGGCCTACACCGGCAGGCCCGCCAAGGCTTCTTCCAGTCCTCGGTGGAATGGGACCGACTCCAAAGACCCAAACAGTCCCAGCCGGAGCCAGCCGGTGCCCCCGGACTGGTGGTTCGAAGACGTCTCCATCCTCCGCATCGACCACTTCGTCCGCGTCGTCACCGCCATCAAGGTGAAGGGCATGCGGTTCGACCTCATCGGCGCCGCCATCATGCATTATGCGTCCAAGTGGCTGCCGGGGATGGCCAAGGAGCCCTCGCTGCCCGCCAGCGAGGAGTCGTGGAGTGGTACTCAATTAGGGAGCAGCACCGGACTCCACTTGATCATCGCCAGCAAAGAGGATTTGTCGAGCTCCCAGATTCGCGAGCAGCGCATGGTGATCGAGAGTCTCATCAGCATAATTCCGCCGCACAAGGACTGCGTCTCCTGCAGCTTCCTTCTCCGGCTTCTGAGACTGGCCAATATGCTGAAGGTGGCGCCGGCGCTGGTGACCGAGTTGGAGAAGCGGGTGGGCATGCAGCTGGAGCAAGCCACGTTGCCCGATCTCTTGATCCCTTCCTTCCAGAAGATGGACACGATGTACGACGTGGATTTGGTACAGAGATTGCTGGAGCACTTCTTGGTTCAAGAACAGATCGAATCGTCCAGCCCCGGGAGGGAGCCGTGCCTAGAGAAACACGGCATCTATGAGGCAAATCCAAGAAATGCCACTGGCCCGACTGCCAAGAACAGAGTCGCCAGGCTGCTCGACAGCTATCTCACAGAGGTGTCGAGGGACCGCAATCTCTCCCTCACCAAATTCCAAGTTCTATCGGAAGCTCTGCCGGAGGCGGCCAGGGCTTGCGACGACGGATTGTACCGAGCAGTCGACTCCTATCTCAAG gCTCATCCGATGCTAACAGAGCACGAGAGGAAGAGGCTATGCCGGGTGATGGACTGCCAGAAGCTGTCGGTGGATGCGTGCATGCACGCCGCGCAGAACGAGCGATTGCCTCTGCGCGTGGTGGTGCAGGTGCTCTTCTCGGAGCAAGTCAAAATAAGCAACGCCCTAGCAAACTCATCGCTCAAGGAAACGGTGGAGTCTCATTTTCAATCCATGGTGTCCACGCGCCGGCAGCTACTGGAAGGGACTCCGCAGTCGTTCCAAGAAGGATGGGCGGCCgccaagaaggacatcaacaCGCTCAAGTTCGAGCTGGAGAGCATGAAGACCAAGTACCTGGAGCTGCAGAATGACATGGACAATTTGCGGCGACAGATGGAGAAGGCGCCGCCCTCCAAACCCACCAGCAAGCAGTCGTCGTCGCCGTGGACCACAGGGTGGAAGAGACTGAGCAAGCTCACCAAGATGTCGACCGAGGCGCATGAGATTGGCTCTCAGATGCCAGGGGCACCGGGAGGGGAGTCCGAGAAGAAAGGCCAGAGGAGATGGAGGAATTCAATTTCATGA
- the LOC122018737 gene encoding superoxide dismutase [Fe], chloroplastic-like, with translation MQHQVTSFASYGAFRTSTPPPPISPFSGAWRNKTRGIKTETGGTRLPRHAAIVAQLELKPLPYSLDCLEPHMTRQTLELHWGGHHRAHVVRLNNLIAGTDLDGKGLEDILLATYNKGNPLPAFVHAAQVWNHDFFWQSIKPNGGGHPSGKLMELIERDFGSFDTMLENFKQAAVTQFGSGWAWLAYKANKLDVGNAVNPCPSEKDNRLVVLKSPNAINPLIWNYAPLLAVDVWEHAYYLDYENRRADFVSVFVEKLVSWEVVSHRLRIAMEQAAERARKETREDDDEEATRSDAVEMYLDNESDDSETE, from the exons ATGCAGCATCAGGTTACTAGCTTTGCTAGCTATGGTGCATTCAGGACGAGCACGCCGCCTCCACCGATATCTCCATTCAGCGGGGCATGGAGGAATAAAACGCGTGGAATCAAG ACGGAAACAGGCGGAACACGACTCCCGAGGCACGCCGCCATCGTCGCCCAATTGGAACTGAAGCCCCTGCCTTACTCTTTG GATTGCTTAGAACCGCACATGACGCGGCAGACGTTGGAGTTGCATTGGGGAGGGCATCACCGGGCCCATGTTGTTCGCCTCAACAATCTCATTGCAGGGACGGACCTGGATGGGAAGGGACTGGAAGACATCTTGCTTGCTACATATAACAAGGGCAACCCACTACCAGCCTTTGTTCATGCGGCGCAG GTTTGGAATCATGATTTTTTCTGGCAATCCATCAAACCAAATGGCGGAGGACATCCATCTGGAAAACTCATGGAGCTGATTGAGAGAGACTTTGGTTCATTCGATACGATGTTGGAAAATTTCAAACAAGCTGCAGTAACACAATTTGGTTCCGGTTGGGCATGGCTTGCTT ATAAGGCAAATAAATTAGATGTTGGCAATGCAGTTAATCCTTGTCCTTCAGAAAAAGACAACAGGCTTGTTGTGTTAAAGTCTCCAAATGCCATAAACCCTCTAATTTGGAATTATGCT CCGCTCCTTGCTGTAGATGTCTGGGAG CATGCATATTACCTTGATTATGAG AATAGAAGGGCTGATTTTGTTTCAGTATTTGTGGAAAAGCTTGTTTCTTGGGAAGTTGTCAGCCATAGGCTTCGGATTGCCATGGAACAAGCAGCGGAGAGAGCACGCAAAGAGACGAGAGAAGATGACGACGAGGAGGCAACTCGCAGTGACGCGGTGGAGATGTACTTGGACAACGAGAGTGATGACTCGGAAACTGAATGA